Within the Labeo rohita strain BAU-BD-2019 unplaced genomic scaffold, IGBB_LRoh.1.0 scaffold_746, whole genome shotgun sequence genome, the region CCAGGTAACAGGTCTGACTGAAGTTTTGGGGAGTGAATCTCTCTGGCCTTACCTGCTGGCGAGCAATGCTCTCCCTGGCCTAGTACAGCTGGTCACCTTGCCCTGGTTTCCAGAGAGCCCCCGTTTCCTGCTCATCGACCGAGGAGACAGAGAGGCGTGCGGTCAGGCCCTGAAACGCCTCAGAGCATGCAGCGTTTTTACTGCTGAGATGGAAGAGATTCTACAAGAGCGGGCAGGAGCAGGCGAAGCCCGTGCCAAAACGCTGTGGGAACTGTTCCGTGACCGAAGTCTTCGCAGACAGCTCTGCACCGTAATGGCTGCCAGCAGTGCCATGATGCTGTGTGGAAATGATTCCATTTACTTTTACACCTCCTATATATTTCAAGAAGCCGGTATTCCCACTGACAAGATTCAGTATGTCACGATCGGTACCGGTGCCTGCGAGTTCACATCTGCCGTGGTGTGCAATCTCCTGATCGAGCGCGTTGGGCGCAGGTTACTCCTCGCAGGCGGGTATCTGTTCATGGCTTGCTGGGCGGTGGTCTTCACTGTTGCTCTTTCGCTGGAGGGCAAAGTGGACGGCATGCCCTATTTGAGTATGGTCTGCATGTTCGCCTACATCTTGAGTTTTGGCATGGGTCCCGCAGGGGTCACCGGGATCCTTCCTGCCGAGCTCTTCGACCAAATGGCACGTCCCGCAGCTTACATGGTTGCTGGATCTATGATGTGGCTTAACCTCTTCCTCATAGGAATGGCGTTTCCATTCATCGTTAACGGCCTGGGACAGTTCTGCTTCATCCCCTTCTGTGGAGTTTGTGTGACTGCATGTCTTTTCATCGGTTTCACTTTGCCTGAAACCAAAGGAAGGACTCTAGCAGAGATCACTGAGGAGTTTGAGAAGCGGAATAAGAAAGGCACAGCTAATGGGCTTCCTAAATATGGGGAGCAATCTCAAAGTCTGACTGATCTATCAGAATGCCTAGAGACTGACAATGTCTGAGAGACA harbors:
- the LOC127161815 gene encoding solute carrier family 2, facilitated glucose transporter member 11 — its product is INDTMKQEGWTRTLGLTVCSAAIGGTFQYGYNISIINAPTTYVQKFINETCVERWGTALEPSKVTLIWTFIVSIYSLGGLLGSLLAGPMAIKCGRKPKGALLLNNCFLFLSAVLALSSRAAGSFEMIILARLLVGVNAGVSMNVQPMYFGESAPKNLRGAVAFSSAVFTAFGILMGQVTGLTEVLGSESLWPYLLASNALPGLVQLVTLPWFPESPRFLLIDRGDREACGQALKRLRACSVFTAEMEEILQERAGAGEARAKTLWELFRDRSLRRQLCTVMAASSAMMLCGNDSIYFYTSYIFQEAGIPTDKIQYVTIGTGACEFTSAVVCNLLIERVGRRLLLAGGYLFMACWAVVFTVALSLEGKVDGMPYLSMVCMFAYILSFGMGPAGVTGILPAELFDQMARPAAYMVAGSMMWLNLFLIGMAFPFIVNGLGQFCFIPFCGVCVTACLFIGFTLPETKGRTLAEITEEFEKRNKKGTANGLPKYGEQSQSLTDLSECLETDNV